Part of the Nicotiana sylvestris chromosome 5, ASM39365v2, whole genome shotgun sequence genome is shown below.
AGTAACTTCCTTTGGCATCACTGTGCTTAACCATGTCCTTAAGGGCAAGAAAATGggaatcatcatactggcgctctctgatacgatcatctaaggaagatcgagaaaccacacaagataGAACCCGGCTGAgctctgaaatatctaatctcacgaactggttggccaaagcctgaacatcaactacaagcgAGCTCTCACTAACAGGGATAAATGCAAGGTTGcctatactcaccgcctttctattcaaggcatcgaccaccacattggccttcccagtatatacagaatggtgatatcatagtccttgagtagctccaaccatctccactgcctcaaattttgatccttttgtttgaacaagtgttggagactccgatgatctataaatacctcacaacacaccatagagatagtacATCAAAATATTCAATGCATGAACGatggttgccaactccaaatcatagaTAGGGTAGTTCTTATTATGGGGATTCAATtggcgcgaagcataagcaatcactctaccttcctgcatcaagacacacccaatacATATCTAAGAAGTATtacaatacactgtataagagCCAAATATTGAAGACAAAACTAGAACTAGAGATgtggtcaaagcagtcttgagcttttgaaagctctcttcacactcatccgaccacctgaatggagcaccctacTGGATCAATTTAGTCAAAGGCACTGCAATAGATAAGAAACCCTCCACGAAGTGACGATAATAATCTGCCAAGCGGAGAAAGCTCTGAATCTCAGTAGCTGAGgttggtctgggccaactctaaaccacctctatattctttggatccaccttaatcccctcactgGACATCACCTGCTCCAAGAACGCCaccgaactaagccaaaactcacacttggagaacttgacATAAAGCTTCTCTTCCTTCAGCCGCTGTAGTACAATCCTCAatgttgggcatgctcctcctagcAACGTGAGTACACTAGGATTTCATTAATAAATACTATGAAAAATGAGTCGATATAAGGATAAAATACATTATTCATCATATGCATGAATGCTAttgggcgttggtcagcccaaaagacatcacaaggaattcatagtgaccataacgggtcctgaatGTCATCTTTAGAATAtttgagtcccgaatcttcaactagtgataccaagacctcaaatcaatcttagagaacacctttGATCCCTGAAGCTGCTCAAATATATCATCAATACGCggcaaaggatatttgttcttgattgtaactttgttcaactgcctatattcaatgcacatccgcatagtaccacctttcttcttcacaaactgaatcagtgcaccccaaggcgaataCTAGGACTAATAGacccttatcaagaagttcctgaagcttctctttcaactccttcaatttaGTTGTTTctatacgatacggaggaatgaAAATGGGTTGAGTTCTCGGCACCAATTCAATATAGAAAACATGTCCGAAAAGTCTCTCACCatgggaacaaaatcaatagtagGGGTATTTTCACCAACATCTCTCACAAATGCCAAATACGACAAACACCCCTTCctaaccatccgttgggccttcaactATTAAATCACcatactgggaacataatcttgGGAACCTCTCCACTCGATCTTTGGAAATCCCGGCATCACCAACGTCACGATCTTAGCACGACAATCCAGAATatcatgacatggagacaaccaatcaaTACCCAAGATCACATCGAAATCACCCATACTAAGCAATaaaagatcaactctagtctcaaaATCCctcaatagtcactacacacgatcgATATATATGGCCCACAACAAATATTGCCCACTGGCGTAGATAAATGAATAGATGGAACTAAGGCTCACTGGGCATATCCAGATATCGAGCAAAATTTGATGATACATACGAATAAGTAGAaacagggtcaaataatatagaagcatccATGTGTCATACTGAGAAAATACATGTGATCACTATGTCTTAAGAAACGGCATCTGGCCTGGCAGGAATAGCATAGAATCAAgcctgactgccacctgatcAGCCTCCCCCACAAGGGAGACCCCTAGCTGCCTAAGCCCCACCCTGAGCTGGCTAGGCGGAtggtgaagtaactagtgctGAAGACGTGGCCTGACTCCTCTACTGAACTTCACCTCACATAAGGCGGGGACAGAAATTCTTCAcatgacccaactctccacaatCAAAACATCCCCTCTCTAAAAATGGTGGCAAATACTGAGCCGGACCCCGAGAACCAGAAGAACTTGGTGCAGATGAACATTTAACTGAAGGTgcatgagatgaactctgagctgggaatGCATTGAGGGATGACTGAATTGGTCGAGCACTATATGATCCATGGCTAGCTGATGCGCCACGATGAAGTGGACAAGCCATTTGAGCGGGCCTATAAGGACGACCCCTGCTATGGTAGGACTGGACCCTACAAGAAGCACCACTAAAACCACTCGAACCACGAGGCCACTTGTCCTCTCTCTCCTCATGCTCCATACTATGGACCATCTCTAGCCACTGAGCAATATCAGCCACATCGTAAAATGTAGCACCTGATACACTCTCCCGAGTCATAACAAAATACAATTGACAGTAGAGGCCATCAATGATCCTCTTAATCCTCTCCCTCttagtgggaaccaaccaaactgcgTGATGAGCCGACTCTAAAAATCTTATCTCATATTGGGTCACAAACATGCCCTCTTGACGCAGCTGCTCGAACTGTCTGCGCAGCTTCTCCCTGCGGGTCTGTGGTacaaacttctccaagaagagaatgaAAACTCATGCCATGAAAGGGTGTTGCACCGACTGGCCTGCGCCTCTCATAGGCCTCCCACCATCTGAAGgtagccccagtaaactgaaaagtagtaaatgagtgttgatatccaatttttccctcatatatttttaaatatgcatatatatatatattcaaaatagtgcacatgcatttatgaacatgcacaagtatttctataatttttctataattttaaaggctttaagtcaatttatttctgtatttttattatacaaatattcaataattatccctcatcttatttttatgatgatttagtcatttaaattcatcatttatgcccatatagcacttaaatattttaagtacattttttataattacatttgcattcttaaggctagaattgcatattttgcaataatagcccgtatatatgtataattatattatctATAAGGAAAATgacattttatatttttgtaattttaagtaattattttaaattattttcatgcataaatgatatttttagtatttattaaatatgtttataaattattttactgatttaattgggtatttaaaatttAGCCCCTTTCTaattaatttcggacctagcccaattATATACACCAGTCCAATACCCAATTACCTCTACTCGATTAAACCACCCGACCCGGGAACCTCTTAAATTAGgaccgttgatctctaagatcaacggtccacatcaCCCCCAACCCTTTTTAATTAACCTAACCCGTCTAAACCCTAGTCACTTCACCCCACACGTTGTCATTGAATCCTCTCATCTCCTCACCCTTCACCCTCTCAAAACCCTAACCCGCTGTCACCGTTTCTCCTTCAAATTCGGCAAGAAATAGAATCATTTCTTAATTACTTGCCTTATTTGGCCTTACTTCTTTACCTACTATCAGTCTTTGGTGTTACTTAAATTGGTTTGCCTCAAATGGAAAGTGGATCTCGAGAGATTCAAACCCGATCTGGTCCAGAATCTCTTATATTTTGGTTATTCTCGTCCATGTTCATCCCAATATCTATGAGTACGGATATTTTTCGTATCTTTCAAGGTTTTGGATCTCTGGTTCAAACCAGATTTTGGTTCATTTTTGGTTCTCTTTAATAATATTATTTACCTTGTTACTCGTCGAATCTGTCTATTATTGGTTAAATCTTTCGCTTATCCTTAAACTAGGGTTCAAGATCTTTCAAGATCTAAAATGATTTCTTATTTTTTCAGTATTTTTCCTTTAATGTTTCAGCATATCTATCTCTGTGTTTATAATTTCTTTATTACTTCTGATTGATTTTAATTAccctaaaatctagggttttttaTTCTTCAAAATCGAACAAAATATTGTTTAAGCCCTAATTATTTCCGTCTATATGTCTTTGTGCATTTTATTAAAACTCTTTTGTACTTTTGCCTATTTTAACTTACATTAAATTTAGGGTTTTCGTTGTTTAATTATCTTTCCTTTAATGTTTCTGTCTATCTACCTCTATGCATCTTTCACTCTTAGCGTTGATTGCTGACTAATTTTATTTACCCCAAATCAGGGTTTTTTTTTGAAATCTTTACTGAAATTCCAGTCTTTCCTTTCTTGTATGGTACTGATATTTTcctatttttgtttaatttactGTTCTCATTACCCCCTATCTTATTTGATTCGGCATTTTGAATATTGAATGGTTCTGTATAATACCCTTCCTACTTTCAGTAATACCTGCCTGATTTTATGTTATTATGTTCTGTTAATTGATTGAAGCCGACTTAAATTGATTATGAAATTATTTTCATTCCTTGTTTATGTATGATTGACTTATTACCATATTTGTGTGCTCTAATTTAGTGCTATTTAAACCCCTCTCCCTTTTCCCTTTAGACAAGTCTCGAACTCTCTAATTCTCGCTAAAAAAAGCTTAAACTCACTCTTGCTCTCTTGTTTCGATTTTTGTGCTAAGTATCTCTTGATTTTGGacgctgaaagccaaggccaaaaTTATTCTGGAATCTCATTGCTGTGGTATACTTACTAACTTTCTCACTTAACTGGTATGCCCTAACCTTTGCAAACTCCATTCTCTATGTTTTGCTTGACTTGCATATTTCAATTCTCAGCATGATTTTGTCCTTCACCTGATTGTGTGAACCATTTAGTGGCGCTGTTAACCTAGGATtaattagttttgaaaaatatgaaTCCTCTGCTGGAAGACAGTCAAATAAGTCATAATATGAACCTTGTTTGCTTCTTGGTGCAGTTTTGCCTGCAACTCTGTGTTCTGAACTTTTCTTCTTCTAAAATTGAACTATTTTAAAATCTCCCCCTTTTCCTTTATGTACTGGTTTTAAAAATCCCTACTCTTAGTCATTTAGGTTCTCAACCACccaagtgtgagcactgcctagggtccTTAAGACTCCTTTGAACACTGACACATTGGGGCTGGTTTTCCAATATTTTATGAACTCTTTGCTGAATGTGTGGTTTTGATGTGAGAATTGCCCGGGGTCTCTGAGGCTCTTTGGGAACTTTGATACACTGAAATCCTAGTTTTAATGTGATGTGGATGAATCATTGCTATGTTCCAAAGCTACCATGCGGGAAGGCCTGGTTCCCAGGTTCATTTGGGcctatgaaggctccctatagcgTACTGAtacatttatgtaatttatttttctattctggtctgtaataactatGTAATAACATATTTGGGGATATTTAGTAAAGCTGGGGGGTTTATTCTTATATCTTTCGTTAAAACTGGGTataaatcctgcctataggatttaattatgctgCTTGAACTGTGTGAGTACTATACTTTGTTTAGAaattgataataggtgaattggactataattaggccctaaagaaccaccttcttgtatagtttttatGATAACAAGTGATGACAAAATGCTCTGATTAGTgattttcatgctttgcaggctatatacaataaaagaagtctatgaagtacttttgggatcaattacgGAGAAAAAGAGGCCAATCCTACAATATCCGCTAAGTGCACTACGCGAAGGCAGCAAAACCAGAACAGGAGATGGACTGTCGCGGTCCCGGTGTAACCGCGGTCAGACCGCGGCAGAAGGCTGTTGCGGATTTTGAGAGGCTAGTTGGTCGCGGTCCGGGTgtaaccgcggtaggaccgcgaTAGGAAGCAGAAAATTGAGGGACTGAAGTGCAAaatacgggatttttagcccaaaaccctatattaaacaataAAACTCATCCAAGGGAGGCATGTAATGTTTTTTAGAGTACATTGGCAAgaaaaacaagtgtgagagatcacccaaaacatcatattttcttcttctccttattTTTCTGgcaattttgatcatgaatattttcatagtttatttacccattctcatgagtagctaaatcctttctctagggttttgatggaacctattgaaggatgaacttcttgattatgttaatatagtttgccactttaatctctatttgttcaactacatgtttgttgttgttaattgataggatcctcaattagctgtgcctaattagtgtgcataactcgggagagagtgcatatttaggtgattgttgaacaacaccactcccaaagtataagagggatctataactgcgggtttaaaggtgggattagggataacgaagtcttgggtgcaatctaaagtgaactgtaataaacaaagccaggtagcgtatctcgggagagtgcgtctaatAAATtattgtgattactcgggagagattcacggtaaaaagagtgttcatgattgatagagatgtgttggtaaatctatatgaaacataaactgaagggattccatcaatagggaaaatcactaccttagaaccttcttattattgttcacaacttaagcatatttagtttacaactgtttattgactttcaatcttagttattaaatataccatcaactgttattcacaatgtttggggaagttgattctaaagaatttagtaagtccaatgaaagtaattgataggttaattctctgtggattcgactctgggcataaatactcaggttatatttgcaacgtccgcattgtccttttataaggcatagttgggcgtgatcaaattttggcgccgttgccggggaattaacgcTGTTATCtattacaattgaaagaagtgcatgcctagaaactcatcgatatctggtgaagtatttgaagcattatcagatcacGAGAatgttttcaaggccttgaatcggactaatcggaaaaacaaacaacaaccaacAACTGCACAATTCGAAACAGTCATGGGGGATCACGAGGAAAACCCAGCGATACCAATAGTGCCAGAGGCTGCtctctatgactgggcacaacccacagctaAAAATCCGTCCACAACCATTGTAGTTCTGCAGATACAGGCTGAGTCATTCCAAATTACGAataacatgctgcacttgttgcagaacaagggactattttcggggtcgcaagtcgaagatcctcagcagcacttgaagaacttcctaTCTATCTGCAAAACCCAAAGGAAGCCCAACGTAACTCCTGAAGCAATCAAgttgttattgtttccattctcaatgataggagctgcccagacttggctaaactcacttcccataaattctataacaacttgggatgagttagtcaggcaattccataacaagttccacccacccaataagactgctcaacaaattgatgaaattttaagttttaaacagagaccaatggagacactgcatgaaacatgggagcggtttaaagggatgctggttatatgcccgcaccatggtattccagatctgatgttggggcagcggttttacataagattgtcagatagcgtgaagaacattgttgatgcttcagctggtggagcatttttgagcaaaacatggatagaaggccagagtctgcttgacaagatggcacaaaatTTGGGAGGGACAACCAgaaatgcacctatcactccagtggttcactcagtgcccttagatccatccaactctatggctgaaaatatggccaccttattgacacagatgagtatactcaccaaaacggtggaagagtcagggctgaagcagcaggtacacatcgtagatactaccaatgggggcttgtgcgCATCTTTCATTAGTCATCCAATCGGTAACCAATagaatgcagaacatgatcatcaccactaccctgaagacatgaattatgtgtctaattatggaggccagagacagggtggtcagaattggggccagcAAAATAAGCAATACAGGCCAGTCTATCCACAGTTCAAcaatggaaacatgggaggtatgagaccctcTAACAATATGTCACCTTACCCAAGGCCACATGGATATAATAATCAGAATCAGCAACAGGGGTATCACCCTTCTCAGAAGCAACATGGTGGAaggcaggaagatgggtttgctagacttgaggcaatgatgcagcaggttattgggtctaatgcaaaGATTAATGAGAGAGAGGATGCACATGATGCAGCaatcaagaatattgaagtgcaggtGGGCCAAATTTCTATGTCTCTGAACAACCGTCCTCATGGGACACTACTTGCAGACACccagataaatccaaaagatcaaggcccaaagCAACTGATGGCGGTAagtctacgtaatggcagagaTCTGGATGTAGAGAaagagagggctcgagaaacTAGACAAGCTGAGACACTTATACCAGGGAccattgagctggatgagtcAACAAAACTGACGGAGGTTCCAGTCCAGCCTGCCCAGGAAAAAAATAGCATTCAGAATGCGATcgagaaagaagctgagacagtCCAGGAACCTGTAGTTGATGTAGCAGCTGATAAGGATCAATCCCAgttgattgggaagaagagacctcctgcaCCTTTCCCTAAGAGGTTGGCTAAGTACCAAAAGGATGAGCAATACAAGAAGTTCTTCGAAATGctaaaacaaatccaggtaaacatACCATTGATTGAAtctttgaaggagatgcctgggtatgcaaaaatgatgaaggacttgatgtcccgaaagtttgatttccaagacttggccacagttaCTCTTACTCAGACATGTAGTGtagtggtgactagaccaattgtagaaaagctgtctgacccagggagctttacaattccatgcattattggtaattttgcttttgctaaAGCACTGTGTGATCTAGGGGCCAGCATCAATCTTATGCCCCTGACAATTTACAAGAGGCTgggcattggaagagctagacccacctctatgttgttgTAGTTGGCTGACAAGACAGTGAAACGACTCTCTGGTATACTGGATGATGTGCTAATTCAGGTAGGGAAaattgtgttccctgcagattttgtgatcttagactacagagtggatgaagagattcccataattttgggaagaccattcttggccacaaggagagctctcattgattgtgaaaccggggagctcaagatgagattgaacgatgaggagataacattcaatgtgcataAATCTATGAGACGACCTAGTGAATTCGTCAATTGTTCTTTTATTGATGTCGTGAATGTaatcatagagactgatgataaGGTGCTAACCATTGAGGACCCCCTTGCTGAATGTTTAATGAATTTGGATGAGGTGAATGGAGAGGAACTGGCGGAATAGGTGTTGGCATTAAAgggtagagggttctgggatagaactctagaatttgagcccttgcacttggAAAATCGAGagactcctccagccaagccatctatcgaagaaccaccaaggctggagttaaagccattgcccaaccatctcaggtatgaattccttggacctaactccacattacctgttattatctcatctagtttgttagatatACAGGCGCAACAACTCTTGCAGGTACTTaaggagtgcaagactgccattgggtggaccatggcagacataaaggggatcagccccgcctactgtatgcacaaaattctattggaagagggacacaaaccttccagggaacaccaaagaaggctgaaccctaaCATGAAGGAAGTAATAAAGTGGTTAGACGCGGGAATTAtcttcccaatctctgacagcagctgggttagcccagttcaatgtgtacctaaaaagggtggcatgacggtagttaagaatgataacaatgaattgatctctacaagaacagtcacgggctggagaatttgcatggattatagaaagctaaatctagccacccggaaagaccacttcccattTCCTTTCATTGATTAGATGTTAGACAGactggcagggaggtcacacttctatTTTCTGGACGGGTACTCAGGATACAACCAGATCTCCATTGCATCGGAGGACAGAGATAAGACCTCTTTCACTCAcccttatggcatttatgcctttcgAAGGATGCCCTTTAGCCTATGCAacgcacccgccacattccaacggtgcatgatggccatattcactgacatggtagagGACCTAATgtaggtgttcatggatgacttttcagtggtggggaactcatttgatgagtgcctgataaatctaaactgggagaagtgccacttcatagtacaagaaggcatagtcttgggtCACCGTGtgtcaagcaaaggaattgaggtggatcgtgctaaaatggatgtaatagcaaagctacctcctccaacttcagtcaaagtaatcagaagcttccttgggcatgccggtttctaccggagattcataaaagacttctcaaaaattaccAACCcgctctgtaagttgttagaaaaagatcaccctttcttgttttctgatgattgcagggtagcattcgaggagctgaAAAAGAGACTAGTCACAGAAcctatcattgttgcccccaactgggagcaaccattcgaactcatgtgtgatgccagtgactacgcagtgggggcagtgctgggaCAGCGGAAGGACAAGCTgatgcatccaatctactatgctagtagaacactaagtggagcccagctgaactatactatgactgagaaggagatgttggctgtggtgtttgctttcgacaagttcagatcatatctgattggttctaaggtaattgtatacactgatcatgtagctctcaagtacttgattgagaagaaggagtctaagTCGCGCCTGATTCGTTAGGTGTTGCTGCTGCAAGAATTAAACCTTGAAATTtgtgaccgtaagggcacagagaaccaagtcgctgatcatctatcacgacttgagggagctgaaaatgcagttgaggttgaagatattctggaaacctttccagacgagcagctggTCGCTACTAATCTTGAagaagcgccatggtatgcagactttgcaaattacctggcctgcggtatagttccctatgacctttcattTGTACAAAAGAAAACGTTTTATCAtgactgccgcatgtattattAGGATGAGCCTTACCTGTTTAGAatttgtgttgacaatatgatccagAGGTCtatccccgagatagaacaatcttctgttttgaaggcttgtcacgcatcggcttatggaggacattttggaggggtCAGGACAGCTGCGAAAGTGCTTGAGGCCGGATTCTTTTGGCCAATAGTGTTTAAAGATGTgcaccaatgggtgaagggctgcaatgaatgtcagTGGACTGGGAATATTTCCCGTCTctatgagatgcccatgaacccaattcaagaggtggaaatGTTTGATGTCTGGgagattgacttcatgggtcccttcgtcagctcctatggcaataagtacatacttgttgttgtggattacgtgtccaaatgggtagaagctgcagcgtttcccactaatgatgcaagagtggtggtggggtttttgaagaagaacgtTTTCACCAGATTTGCGACACCAAGAGCgattatcagtgacggaggcactcacttctgtaatagagctttcgagaagttgcttgcaaagtatgatgtacgccacaaggtggctacccctTATCACCAGCAAACTAGTGGGaaggttgaagtgtccaacagagagataaagagtgtgctaaccaagactgtgaacgccacaagaactgattgggcgaaaaagttagatgatgcactctagGCCTATATAACTGCTTTTaaaactctgattggtatgtcaccatataagttggtgttcgggaaggtCTGCCAtttgccagtggaacttgaacatagagAGTGGTGGGCACTAAAACAGCTGAATCTAGACATCGAGGCTGCGGTCACAACGAGaatcacagaattgcatgagctcgatgagttcagacatcttgcttttgagagcacaaggttgtacaaagaaagaatgaagaggttgcacgacaagaacattgtggagcgaaatttcaatcctggagatatggtgttgctttataactcacgattaaggctatttccgggtaaactcaggtcacgatggtctggaccatttagaGTGGTAGAAGTTTTCCCTTTAGGTGTTGTCGAGATCGCCATAGAGAAAGACTCccgtacatttagagtcaatgggcagagattgaaACTATATGTGGGCATGAGCGAACCAAAGGAAG
Proteins encoded:
- the LOC138868838 gene encoding uncharacterized protein, whose product is MNYVSNYGGQRQGGQNWGQQNKQYRPVYPQFNNGNMGGMRPSNNMSPYPRPHGYNNQNQQQGYHPSQKQHGGRQEDGFARLEAMMQQVIGSNAKINEREDAHDAAIKNIEVQVGQISMSLNNRPHGTLLADTQINPKDQGPKQLMAVSLRNGRDLDVEKERARETRQAETLIPGTIELDESTKLTEVPVQPAQEKNSIQNAIEKEAETVQEPVVDVAADKDQSQLIGKKRPPAPFPKRLAKYQKDEQYKKFFEMLKQIQVNIPLIESLKEMPGYAKMMKDLMSRKFDFQDLATVTLTQTCSVVVTRPIVEKLSDPGSFTIPCIIGNFAFAKALCDLGASINLMPLTIYKRLGIGRARPTSMLL